Below is a genomic region from Candidatus Aminicenantes bacterium.
ACACGATAATATATAAAATTAGGTAATTATAAAAGATCTTGCACTGATTTTGTAACATAACTGGAAAGCAAATGGAAGATGCTTTCATGCCGATGATTGTAACGGAACTCCATTTCCTTCAGATAAAAAGGAAACTTCTCTTTTGACACACCATGGAATTT
It encodes:
- a CDS encoding DDE transposase; translated protein: KFHGVSKEKFPFYLKEMEFRYNHRHESIFHLLSSYVTKSVQDLL